In the Myxococcus guangdongensis genome, one interval contains:
- a CDS encoding YcaO-like family protein — MSLTEALDAYFRVMPPGAFPIFRIDPLDRLGVPVVSASLRMGDQVGDILHANGYGATEEEARVGALGELAEDVCADQALLRMPRVHGTYAELVGTFGAAAVVNPLTLSLPAGSPYRPDMPLVWGEMKRLSTGERVLVPEEFIAVRPGNLKGRTPLARPLTNGRGAGRTRQQALAHALLELLQRDGNGLQFRAMDQGVVLDLEGAALAPDVRELLGRYQRAGVEVLAKLASTDFGLVNVYVVGHDLSVGNQPLLVTGCGEATDPDRDRALRKALLEFAGSRARKAVSHGPMSEVARVAPREYMEQFVPLVDVASEEPRALQAMAEWSQLPASALRELTACTLLRRRTRRFEDLPRVPGMEDPARRCDHVVRQLEAAGFDILVADLSPPGHPVHVVKVVVPGLEVETMTYGRLGERNVARLLERREPLVGLGAPPPGAQPVRLTPEAEERLGGPAWFDARLAEARVGRLYPLYREPDRHAVHAMLSSRRFGGQ, encoded by the coding sequence ATGAGCCTGACCGAAGCCCTGGATGCCTATTTCCGCGTCATGCCTCCGGGAGCGTTCCCGATCTTCCGCATCGACCCGCTGGACCGGCTGGGGGTCCCGGTGGTCTCCGCGAGCCTGCGGATGGGCGACCAGGTCGGCGACATCCTCCACGCCAACGGCTACGGCGCCACCGAGGAGGAGGCGCGCGTCGGGGCCCTGGGAGAGCTCGCCGAGGACGTCTGCGCCGACCAGGCCCTGCTGCGCATGCCCCGCGTGCACGGCACCTACGCGGAGCTGGTGGGGACCTTCGGCGCCGCGGCGGTGGTCAATCCCCTCACCCTGAGCCTGCCCGCGGGCAGTCCCTACCGGCCCGACATGCCGCTGGTCTGGGGGGAGATGAAGCGGCTGTCCACCGGCGAGCGGGTGCTGGTGCCAGAGGAGTTCATCGCCGTCCGGCCCGGAAACCTGAAGGGGAGGACACCGCTCGCGAGGCCCCTGACCAACGGGCGGGGCGCGGGCCGCACGCGGCAGCAGGCGCTGGCGCACGCCCTGCTGGAGCTGCTGCAACGCGACGGCAACGGGCTCCAGTTCCGCGCCATGGACCAGGGCGTGGTGCTGGACCTGGAGGGCGCGGCGCTGGCTCCGGACGTGCGGGAGCTCTTGGGGCGCTACCAGCGCGCGGGCGTGGAGGTGCTGGCGAAGCTGGCGAGCACCGACTTCGGCCTCGTGAATGTCTACGTGGTGGGCCACGACCTGTCCGTGGGCAACCAGCCGCTGCTGGTGACGGGCTGCGGCGAGGCGACCGACCCGGACCGGGACCGGGCGCTGCGCAAGGCGCTGCTGGAGTTCGCGGGCTCGCGGGCGCGCAAGGCCGTCTCGCACGGCCCGATGAGCGAAGTGGCCCGCGTCGCGCCCCGGGAATACATGGAGCAGTTCGTCCCCCTGGTGGACGTCGCCTCCGAGGAGCCCCGCGCGCTGCAGGCCATGGCGGAGTGGTCCCAGTTGCCGGCCTCGGCCCTGCGCGAGCTCACCGCGTGCACGCTGCTGCGCCGGCGCACCCGGCGCTTCGAGGACCTGCCCCGGGTGCCGGGGATGGAGGACCCCGCGCGGCGGTGCGACCACGTGGTGCGGCAGCTGGAAGCGGCGGGCTTCGACATCCTCGTCGCGGACCTGTCCCCTCCGGGTCACCCGGTGCACGTGGTGAAGGTGGTGGTGCCGGGGCTGGAGGTGGAGACGATGACCTATGGCCGGTTGGGCGAGCGCAACGTGGCGCGGCTGCTCGAGCGCCGGGAGCCGCTGGTGGGCCTGGGCGCGCCGCCGCCGGGAGCCCAGCCGGTGCGGCTCACCCCCGAGGCCGAGGAGCGGCTGGGCGGTCCCGCCTGGTTCGACGCGCGGCTGGCCGAGGCGCGCGTGGGACGCCTGTATCCCCTCTACCGGGAGCCGGACCGCCACGCGGTGCATGCGATGCTCTCGAGCCGCCGCTTCGGGGGGCAGTGA
- a CDS encoding sugar phosphate isomerase/epimerase family protein — protein MALRFAYNTNGVSNHRFEDALRLIADSGYDGVALTLDHHHFDPFAPDFEQRSAQLATLLERLGLGLVVETGARFLLDPRRKHEPTLITPDAASRTRRLEFLKRAVDVCATCRGEAVSFWSGVPRAEVTHEAAWPWLVDGVARLSEYAAARGVVLAVEPEPGMLVDTVDGWGLLQARVEATGAPAVRLALDVGHLLVTGERVPAEAVREFAPVLGTVALEDMKRGVHEHLPFGEGDVDVPSVLRELTRARYEQLVCVELSRDAHRAHQMVPDALEWLRAHLPTDAEVAA, from the coding sequence ATGGCGCTGCGCTTCGCGTACAACACCAACGGCGTGTCCAATCACCGCTTCGAGGATGCGCTGCGCCTCATCGCGGACAGCGGCTACGACGGCGTCGCGCTGACGCTGGACCACCACCACTTCGACCCGTTCGCGCCGGACTTCGAACAGCGCAGCGCCCAGCTGGCCACGCTGTTGGAGCGGCTGGGGCTGGGGCTGGTGGTGGAGACGGGGGCGCGCTTCCTGCTGGACCCTCGGCGCAAGCACGAGCCCACGCTCATCACGCCGGACGCCGCGAGTCGGACGAGGCGCCTGGAGTTCCTGAAGCGCGCGGTGGACGTGTGCGCGACGTGTCGGGGCGAAGCGGTGTCGTTCTGGTCGGGGGTGCCCCGCGCCGAGGTGACGCACGAGGCGGCCTGGCCCTGGCTGGTGGACGGAGTGGCCCGGCTGTCGGAGTACGCGGCGGCGCGCGGGGTGGTGCTGGCGGTGGAGCCGGAGCCCGGGATGCTGGTGGACACCGTGGACGGCTGGGGCCTGCTGCAGGCGCGGGTGGAGGCGACGGGCGCGCCTGCCGTGCGGCTGGCCCTGGACGTGGGGCACCTGCTGGTGACCGGCGAGCGGGTGCCCGCGGAGGCGGTGCGTGAGTTCGCGCCGGTGCTGGGCACGGTGGCGCTGGAGGACATGAAGCGCGGCGTGCACGAGCACCTGCCGTTCGGCGAGGGGGACGTGGACGTGCCGTCGGTGCTGAGGGAGCTGACGCGCGCGCGCTACGAGCAACTGGTGTGCGTGGAGCTGTCCCGGGATGCGCACCGGGCGCACCAGATGGTGCCCGATGCGCTGGAGTGGCTGAGGGCGCACCTGCCGACCGACGCGGAGGTGGCGGCGTGA
- a CDS encoding PIG-L deacetylase family protein — MSTALFVSPHLDDVAFSCGGTLAALKAKGWTVALITVFTRSVPEPQGFALHCQTAKGLAPEADYMALRREEDRAFAKRLGVDVLTWADLEEAPHRGYASAEALFQPPRADDAITAEVARRLKPVLWEMTPSRVFVPQALGSHVDHVQVVRAVRGLGIPSNRVWYYRDTPYAVRQPDAKPDPALPRKLRPQPVDITAHLARKVEGCLCYGTQLGFQFGGEAGVARMLEAFHHQEAQTHGCSGAAEVFLSQPLPTAGPA, encoded by the coding sequence ATGAGCACCGCCCTCTTCGTGTCGCCGCACCTGGACGACGTGGCCTTCTCGTGCGGGGGGACGCTGGCGGCGTTGAAGGCGAAGGGGTGGACGGTGGCGCTCATCACCGTCTTCACGCGCTCGGTGCCGGAGCCCCAGGGCTTCGCGCTGCACTGCCAGACAGCGAAGGGGTTGGCGCCGGAGGCGGACTACATGGCCCTGCGACGCGAGGAGGACCGGGCGTTCGCGAAGCGGCTGGGCGTGGACGTCCTGACCTGGGCGGACCTGGAGGAGGCGCCGCACCGGGGCTACGCGAGCGCGGAGGCGCTGTTCCAGCCCCCGCGAGCGGATGACGCCATCACGGCGGAGGTGGCGCGGCGTCTGAAGCCGGTGTTGTGGGAGATGACGCCGAGCCGGGTCTTCGTGCCGCAGGCGCTGGGAAGCCACGTGGACCACGTGCAGGTGGTGCGCGCGGTGCGGGGGTTGGGCATTCCGTCCAACCGCGTCTGGTATTACCGCGACACGCCCTACGCCGTGCGCCAGCCGGACGCGAAGCCTGACCCGGCGCTCCCGAGAAAGCTGCGGCCCCAGCCGGTGGACATCACGGCGCACCTGGCGAGGAAGGTGGAGGGCTGTCTCTGCTACGGCACCCAGCTGGGCTTCCAGTTCGGAGGCGAGGCGGGCGTGGCCCGGATGCTCGAGGCCTTCCACCACCAGGAGGCGCAGACCCATGGATGTTCAGGAGCCGCGGAGGTCTTCCTGAGCCAACCACTCCCGACGGCAGGCCCGGCCTGA
- a CDS encoding TetR family transcriptional regulator: protein MSPRRSPRISSRKEPQQARSNGLVDAVLRAAVQVLAKEGAPRFTMARVAEKAGVSVGSLYQYFPNKAAVLFRLQTDEWRQTTALTRALLEDTTRPPLARLRALVHTFVQSECDEAAVRVALSDAAPLYRDAPEARAVRASSKVTFEDFMRELLPATPKPARMLAGDLVRTTLSAVGKAFSESPRTPEEVATYSEALADMLCAYLETLSGQAVATSRPPAPRRSAAKRR from the coding sequence ATGAGCCCGCGACGAAGTCCTCGAATCTCCTCGAGAAAAGAGCCTCAGCAGGCACGCTCGAATGGCCTCGTCGACGCGGTCCTCCGCGCGGCTGTTCAGGTTCTGGCGAAGGAGGGTGCGCCGCGCTTCACGATGGCGCGCGTGGCCGAGAAGGCGGGCGTCAGCGTCGGGTCGCTGTACCAGTACTTCCCGAACAAGGCGGCCGTCCTCTTCCGACTCCAGACCGACGAGTGGCGACAGACGACAGCGCTCACCCGGGCGCTGCTCGAGGACACGACGCGTCCGCCACTCGCACGGCTCCGCGCGCTCGTGCACACCTTCGTCCAGTCCGAGTGCGACGAGGCCGCGGTCCGTGTCGCGCTGAGTGACGCCGCGCCCCTTTACCGCGATGCGCCCGAAGCCCGCGCGGTGCGGGCCTCGAGCAAGGTCACGTTCGAGGACTTCATGCGCGAGCTGCTACCGGCGACGCCCAAGCCGGCGCGCATGCTCGCGGGAGACCTCGTCAGGACGACGCTGAGCGCGGTGGGGAAGGCCTTCTCGGAGAGCCCTCGAACCCCCGAGGAGGTCGCCACCTACTCCGAGGCGTTGGCCGACATGCTCTGCGCGTACCTGGAGACGCTCTCGGGGCAGGCCGTCGCGACCTCACGGCCGCCTGCTCCCCGACGCTCGGCGGCGAAGCGGCGGTGA
- a CDS encoding outer membrane protein assembly factor BamB family protein — protein MSDSSRSSFFGANAARTGHFEATGPLAVKRARWKFAPSTPATTRNTPAIHDGVLFANFDNDNLYALDLAKGKELWSVRVGGTAPESLSNPMVAQGLLFVVGGGHCHAVDLDTHALRWSVSCDSEATSSPIVVDDDVYVGTRLGGVVAIDARTGTERWRVQLRCGGSVQSAVSVTREHVIVGTRQDFTEGHLVALDRATGTEHWSVKAGAMSHSGAPAINGSTVYALSGMGKRLRALHLASGKQRWTYETRGALWGTPAVADGVVCFTGDHSILHALDEKTGKERWSVTLDKSPAATVSPAIAGGIVYMGAGNTVYAWTLQDGTERWRWKAPHRVTTAPLIADGTVYVGCDRAVIALA, from the coding sequence CTGTCGGACTCATCTCGCTCCAGCTTCTTCGGCGCCAATGCCGCGCGGACCGGACACTTCGAGGCAACGGGGCCGCTCGCGGTCAAGCGAGCCCGCTGGAAGTTCGCGCCGAGCACGCCCGCGACGACGCGCAACACGCCTGCCATCCACGACGGCGTGCTGTTCGCGAACTTCGACAACGACAACCTCTACGCCCTCGACCTCGCGAAGGGGAAGGAGCTCTGGAGCGTGCGGGTCGGCGGCACCGCTCCCGAGAGCCTCTCGAATCCGATGGTCGCGCAGGGACTGCTCTTCGTCGTCGGTGGCGGGCACTGCCACGCCGTCGACCTGGACACGCACGCCCTCCGCTGGAGCGTCTCCTGTGACTCCGAGGCGACCTCCTCACCCATCGTTGTCGACGACGACGTCTACGTGGGAACACGGCTCGGGGGAGTCGTCGCCATCGACGCACGCACGGGAACCGAGCGCTGGCGCGTGCAGCTCCGATGTGGCGGGAGCGTGCAGTCCGCGGTCAGCGTGACGCGAGAGCACGTCATCGTCGGGACCCGCCAGGACTTCACCGAGGGCCACCTGGTCGCGCTCGACCGCGCCACGGGCACCGAGCACTGGTCGGTGAAGGCCGGCGCGATGAGCCATTCCGGAGCACCCGCCATCAACGGCAGCACGGTCTACGCCCTGTCCGGCATGGGCAAGCGCCTTCGCGCGCTCCATCTCGCCAGCGGCAAACAGCGTTGGACCTACGAGACGCGCGGCGCGCTCTGGGGAACGCCCGCCGTCGCGGACGGTGTCGTGTGCTTCACCGGCGACCACTCGATTCTCCACGCCCTGGACGAAAAGACCGGCAAGGAGCGCTGGTCCGTCACACTCGACAAGTCGCCGGCCGCCACGGTCTCACCGGCCATCGCGGGGGGCATCGTCTACATGGGAGCCGGCAACACCGTGTACGCCTGGACGCTTCAGGACGGAACAGAGCGCTGGCGGTGGAAGGCACCCCACCGCGTGACGACGGCGCCGCTCATCGCCGATGGCACCGTCTACGTGGGCTGTGACCGCGCGGTCATCGCGCTGGCCTGA
- a CDS encoding MarR family winged helix-turn-helix transcriptional regulator, translating into MTTTKSPLAPGLGELLRYVTELLDGGSEERYADLGINYRARYTPVLRAIAAGAVTVTEITELTRLTQGAVSQTTGLLIEEGLLTRAPMSDGRKSELRLTTRGKALLARVSEQWGAIFSALDELEQEIGHPLRQVLSDTAEALERRGFADRLRMRSKQDRKKRTGTHDT; encoded by the coding sequence ATGACGACGACAAAGAGCCCGCTCGCGCCAGGCCTGGGTGAGCTCCTCCGCTACGTCACCGAGCTGCTGGATGGCGGCTCGGAGGAGCGCTACGCCGACCTCGGCATCAACTATCGCGCTCGCTACACCCCCGTGCTGCGGGCAATCGCCGCCGGCGCCGTCACCGTCACCGAAATCACGGAGCTGACCCGGCTCACGCAGGGCGCGGTCAGCCAGACGACGGGGCTGCTGATTGAAGAGGGCCTCCTCACCCGCGCTCCGATGTCCGACGGGCGCAAGTCCGAGCTCCGGCTGACGACCCGCGGGAAGGCCCTGTTGGCCAGGGTCTCAGAGCAGTGGGGAGCCATCTTCTCCGCACTGGATGAACTGGAGCAGGAGATTGGCCACCCCTTGCGCCAGGTGTTGAGTGACACGGCCGAGGCACTCGAGCGGCGCGGGTTCGCCGACCGGCTGCGGATGCGCTCCAAACAAGACCGCAAGAAGAGGACGGGCACCCAT
- a CDS encoding glycosyltransferase family 4 protein yields the protein MNTLSPRRVCFISRRFFPAISGMSVYALNLVRELVACGHDVTMVSQYRNDAAGMAVYGGGPPPGIPGAHVLGCESRGEQRINQGQPASFEQDVEDLVEMVVREHRRRPFDFIHAQYGYPCGLAALEASRRLGLPNVVSIQGGDGHWVGTCCGTHKQAMLAVLGHSGALLIGSRSFAEEVRGHHGTPLERFTIVPGATDTQRFHPRNESRLGEPQDVPVWLYHGRVDARKGVMELLDAVKQLVAEGRRFRLRVSGIGPDVEAVRARVEAEGLRGTVELTGVSTYAEAPDLYRSGDLFVSPTYSEGFSNTLLEAMASGLPIVSTKAVGVVDCLEDGRDGLLVPPKDSGALAEAMGRLMDDAPLRRRLATTALREVRELYSWRTVGRQIQGVYTQLTGTRPDTRWTHLYDPATTQQSADPSCRFRAAPHLL from the coding sequence GTGAACACCCTGAGCCCACGGCGGGTCTGCTTCATCTCCCGGCGCTTCTTCCCGGCCATCTCGGGGATGAGTGTCTATGCGCTCAACCTGGTGCGGGAGCTGGTCGCGTGCGGGCATGACGTGACGATGGTGAGCCAGTACCGCAACGACGCCGCGGGCATGGCGGTGTATGGGGGCGGGCCTCCTCCGGGGATTCCGGGCGCGCACGTGCTGGGGTGCGAATCCCGGGGCGAGCAGCGCATCAACCAGGGGCAGCCCGCCAGCTTCGAGCAGGACGTGGAGGACCTGGTGGAGATGGTGGTTCGCGAGCACCGGCGCCGGCCCTTCGACTTCATCCACGCGCAGTATGGTTATCCCTGTGGCCTGGCGGCGCTGGAGGCCTCGCGGCGTCTGGGATTGCCCAACGTCGTCTCCATCCAGGGTGGTGACGGGCACTGGGTGGGGACGTGCTGTGGGACGCACAAGCAGGCGATGCTCGCGGTGCTGGGCCACTCGGGGGCGCTGTTGATTGGCAGCCGGTCCTTCGCGGAGGAGGTGCGGGGACACCACGGGACGCCGCTGGAGCGGTTCACCATCGTGCCGGGCGCCACGGACACGCAGCGCTTCCATCCGCGCAACGAGTCGAGGCTGGGGGAGCCACAGGACGTGCCGGTGTGGCTGTACCACGGCCGGGTGGACGCTCGAAAAGGCGTGATGGAGCTGCTGGACGCGGTGAAGCAGCTGGTGGCGGAGGGGCGTCGGTTCCGGCTGCGCGTGTCGGGCATCGGGCCGGACGTGGAGGCGGTGCGCGCGCGCGTGGAGGCCGAGGGGCTTCGAGGCACGGTGGAGCTGACGGGGGTGTCCACCTACGCGGAGGCGCCGGACCTGTACCGGAGTGGAGATTTGTTCGTCTCGCCCACGTATTCAGAGGGGTTCTCCAACACGCTGCTGGAGGCGATGGCGTCCGGGCTGCCCATCGTGTCGACGAAGGCGGTGGGGGTGGTGGACTGCCTGGAGGACGGGCGGGACGGGCTGTTGGTGCCGCCGAAGGACAGCGGCGCGCTGGCGGAGGCCATGGGGCGGCTGATGGACGACGCGCCGCTGCGAAGGCGGTTGGCGACGACGGCGCTGCGCGAGGTGCGGGAGCTGTACTCGTGGCGGACGGTGGGGCGACAGATTCAGGGGGTGTATACGCAGCTGACGGGCACGCGGCCGGACACGCGGTGGACCCACCTGTATGACCCGGCGACGACGCAGCAGAGCGCGGACCCCTCGTGCAGGTTCCGGGCGGCGCCGCATCTGTTATGA
- a CDS encoding O-methyltransferase, which produces MTTLTESPLAPLLERLFQEAEALSPLALPEVAALSREERERLMRSKTEYLDFYGRLKDAALAVSRETGLLLYMLARSSGARTVVEFGTSFGISTLHLAAALRDNGGGRVITSEFEPSKVARARRNLETGGLADLVEVREGDALKTLASELPAQVDLLLLDGAKALYPDILRLIEGRLRPGALIVADNADDSPEYLARVRDPRNGYLSTPFAEDVELSLRVG; this is translated from the coding sequence ATGACCACGCTGACAGAAAGCCCCCTCGCACCGCTGCTCGAGCGCCTGTTCCAGGAGGCCGAGGCGCTGTCGCCTCTCGCCCTCCCGGAGGTGGCGGCGCTCTCGCGCGAGGAGCGGGAGCGCCTGATGCGCAGCAAGACGGAGTACCTCGACTTCTACGGGAGGCTGAAGGACGCCGCGCTGGCCGTCTCGCGCGAGACGGGCCTCCTGCTCTACATGCTGGCGCGCAGCTCGGGCGCGCGGACCGTCGTCGAGTTCGGGACGTCGTTCGGCATCTCGACGCTGCACCTGGCCGCCGCGCTCCGCGACAATGGCGGAGGCCGCGTCATCACGAGTGAGTTCGAGCCGTCGAAGGTGGCTCGCGCGCGGAGGAATCTCGAAACGGGAGGGCTCGCGGACCTGGTGGAGGTTCGCGAAGGCGATGCCCTGAAGACGCTCGCGAGCGAGCTCCCCGCCCAGGTCGACCTGCTCCTGCTCGACGGGGCGAAGGCGCTCTACCCGGACATCCTGCGGCTCATCGAGGGCCGGCTCCGCCCTGGGGCCCTCATCGTCGCGGACAACGCCGACGACAGCCCGGAGTACCTCGCACGGGTCCGAGACCCGAGGAATGGCTATCTCTCGACACCCTTCGCCGAGGACGTCGAGCTGTCCCTCCGGGTCGGCTGA